Proteins from a single region of Juglans microcarpa x Juglans regia isolate MS1-56 chromosome 5S, Jm3101_v1.0, whole genome shotgun sequence:
- the LOC121267586 gene encoding transcription initiation factor IIE subunit beta-like — MALQEQLDKFKKQQEKCQSTLTSIAASNKATNKKSTFVPAAPSANARTPAPAVKFSNDTERLQHINSIRKAPVGAQIKRVIDLLLETRQAFTPEQINETCYVDTNANKAVFDSLRNNPKVNYDGKRFSYKSKHDLKDKTQLLHLIRKFLEGIAVIDLKDAYPTVMEDLQALKAAGQIWLLSNFDSQEDIAYPNDPRVPLKVDDDLKQLFRGIELPRDMIDIERDLQKNGMKPATNTAQRRARSEVHGISSKQKPKKKKHQITKRTKLTNAHLPELFRNLENSNS; from the exons ATGGCATTGCAAGAACAATTAGATAAATTCAAGAAGCAGCAAGAGAAATGCCAGTCAACCCTCACAAGCATTGCAGCATCTAATAAGGCCACAAACAAAAAATCCACGTTTGTACCTGCAGCACCGTCAGCTAATGCAAGAACCCCTGCTCCTGCTGTCAAATTTTCTAATGACACAGAGAGACTTCAACATATCAACAGCATTCGGAAAGCCCCTGTAGGAGCTCAGATTAAGCGTGTTATAGATCTACTGCTAGAG ACTAGGCAAGCCTTCACACctgagcaaataaatgaaacctGCTATGTTGACACGAATGCCAACAAAGCTGTCTTTGACAGTTTGAGGAATAACCCGAAAGTGAACTATGATGGGAAGCGTTTCTCTTACAAG TCCAAGCACGATCTGAAGGACAAGACTCAACTTCTTCACTTAATAAGGAAATTCCTGGAGGGCATAGCAGTCATTGATCTTAAAGATGCATATCCAACGGTGATGGAAGACTTGCAG GCTTTAAAAGCTGCGGGTCAGATTTGGCTGCTATCAAACTTCGATTCACAGGAAGACATTGCTTACCCAAATGATCCCAGGGTACCCCTTAAGGTGGATGATGACCTCAAACAGCTGTTTCGGGGAATTGAACTGCCTCGTGATATGATAGATATCGAGAGGGATCTACAGAAGAACGGGATGAAACCTGCCACCAACACTGCTCAAAGGAGGGCTCGGTCAGAGGTTCATGGCATTTCCTCAAAGCAGAagccaaagaagaagaagcaccAGATCACTAAGAGGACAAAGCTGACCAATGCCCATCTACCAGAGCTTTTCCGGAACCTAGAGAATAGTAATTCCTGA